A window from candidate division WOR-3 bacterium encodes these proteins:
- a CDS encoding glucose-1-phosphate thymidylyltransferase codes for MKGLILSGGFGTRLRPLTYTGAKQLIPIANRPIIYYGIESLVRVGIKNIGIVVGDTREEVVNTVGNGEGWGIKIEYLPQESPLGLAHAIKIAREFLGTEPFMMYLGDNILKDNLIDVVKQFEKNQPNALILLTEVNNPQEFGVAVVDDQGRVKKLIEKPKEPPSNLALVGIYLFDKEIHNAIEHIQPSWRNELEITDAIQWLLDNGYRVEAQTVKGWWKDTGKPEDIIEANLLILQDIEPDNKGEVIDSTLNGRIVIGKGAVIEKSIIRGPAIIGENSKLYRAYVGPFSSIGANVTIENSEVECSVIMDGATICNLENRIDRSILGRNVVINQINESPRTHKFILGDQSYVQIIK; via the coding sequence ATGAAGGGATTGATACTTTCTGGCGGTTTCGGTACACGGTTGAGGCCGTTGACTTATACTGGCGCCAAGCAGCTGATTCCTATTGCCAACAGACCAATTATCTATTATGGAATTGAATCGTTGGTGCGCGTAGGTATAAAAAATATCGGTATCGTTGTTGGCGATACAAGGGAAGAAGTGGTCAATACGGTCGGCAACGGCGAGGGATGGGGGATCAAGATCGAATACCTCCCCCAGGAATCACCCTTGGGTTTAGCCCACGCCATCAAGATCGCTCGCGAGTTCCTGGGTACTGAACCCTTCATGATGTATCTTGGCGATAATATCCTGAAGGACAATCTCATAGATGTTGTGAAGCAATTCGAGAAGAATCAACCCAATGCTCTGATTCTCCTGACTGAAGTCAATAATCCACAGGAATTCGGCGTGGCGGTTGTTGATGACCAGGGTAGGGTGAAGAAATTGATCGAGAAGCCGAAAGAACCTCCGTCTAATCTCGCGCTGGTCGGTATATATCTCTTTGATAAAGAGATTCACAATGCGATTGAACATATACAGCCTTCGTGGCGTAATGAATTAGAGATAACCGACGCAATACAGTGGCTGTTGGACAACGGCTATCGTGTCGAAGCCCAAACTGTGAAGGGCTGGTGGAAAGATACGGGCAAACCCGAGGATATAATAGAAGCCAATTTGCTGATTTTGCAGGATATCGAACCGGACAATAAGGGCGAGGTCATAGACTCCACATTGAACGGCCGCATCGTGATAGGAAAGGGTGCCGTTATCGAAAAGAGTATCATCCGCGGACCGGCAATAATCGGCGAAAATTCGAAACTTTATCGGGCTTATGTCGGACCTTTTTCTTCGATCGGCGCCAATGTAACGATCGAAAATTCCGAGGTGGAGTGTAGCGTGATAATGGATGGAGCAACAATATGCAACCTGGAGAACCGTATTGACCGCTCGATACTCGGCAGGAACGTCGTCATCAATCAGATCAATGAATCACCGAGAACCCATAAATTCATTCTCGGTGACCAGAGCTACGTTCAGATAATTAA